One segment of Rubripirellula amarantea DNA contains the following:
- a CDS encoding AI-2E family transporter has protein sequence MTNRKRKKQHNDPESSRPTSEMDSDKTRETTPAPAVDSAPAVDSTSASALSPTVGILPPLSRILSVVMLILGILVVGGLFLKVMAGFFVPLFLAALLVVIFRPVHQWLYAKTGKRPRLSALATTSLILMMVLLPVIALISVATTQFTSILTHVRFDDLAGTMERARTQLGISLEHPEQFRRLDELADSLDESEDPTTGVATSDGDQTMIAKISEARTLVEYLHREVEGPPSADTDAEIAITQLRDFEQAVRDHVKDEDADLVTRVNTKEQFDRMSVSASAAIRTWMRTKLGGTFRSQVRLLANPRAEDFRDLLRSGKDVLQPRFVSVTSATGSYLGKLIVGLIVLVVAVYFFLIDGPSMVHTLMRLSPMDDAYEARLLLEFDRTSRAVVLASVVSAMAQGVLATIAFWVCGFDSLILLFLVTSMMALVPFLGAASVWVPCAVYMAAVDQRYIAAIGLAVFGVAVISTVDNLIKPFVLQGRTTLHPLFALLSVIGGLSVFGPIGIVVGPMVVVFLQTLLEILSHELAERDAVEQGILDEKAAT, from the coding sequence ATGACGAACCGAAAAAGAAAAAAACAGCACAACGATCCTGAATCTTCGCGTCCAACATCGGAAATGGATTCAGATAAGACGCGTGAAACGACGCCAGCACCCGCTGTCGATTCAGCACCCGCTGTTGATTCGACATCTGCTAGTGCCTTGTCGCCTACGGTTGGAATTTTGCCACCGCTTTCTCGGATCCTTTCCGTGGTGATGCTAATCCTGGGCATCTTGGTTGTTGGTGGTTTGTTTTTGAAGGTCATGGCCGGCTTCTTTGTGCCATTATTTTTAGCGGCTTTGCTGGTCGTGATCTTCCGGCCGGTTCATCAATGGCTGTATGCCAAGACGGGTAAGCGTCCGAGGTTGTCGGCTCTGGCCACGACTTCGTTGATATTGATGATGGTCTTGCTGCCCGTGATTGCGTTGATTTCGGTTGCGACGACACAGTTCACTTCGATTCTGACTCACGTGCGGTTTGACGATCTTGCCGGAACGATGGAAAGAGCGAGAACTCAGTTAGGTATCTCACTAGAGCACCCCGAGCAATTTCGTCGTCTCGATGAGCTAGCTGATTCACTCGATGAAAGTGAAGACCCCACCACGGGTGTGGCAACGTCGGACGGTGATCAAACCATGATCGCGAAGATTAGCGAAGCTCGTACACTGGTCGAATACTTGCATCGCGAAGTCGAGGGACCGCCTTCAGCCGACACGGACGCAGAAATCGCGATCACTCAGCTTCGGGATTTCGAGCAGGCGGTTCGTGATCACGTGAAGGATGAAGATGCCGATTTGGTGACTCGCGTGAACACCAAAGAACAGTTTGATCGGATGTCGGTGAGTGCTTCGGCTGCGATTCGAACTTGGATGCGAACCAAACTGGGCGGCACTTTCCGATCGCAAGTGCGTTTGTTGGCGAACCCACGAGCGGAAGATTTTCGTGATTTGCTTCGCAGCGGCAAGGATGTGTTGCAACCAAGGTTTGTGAGTGTGACCAGTGCAACGGGAAGTTACCTGGGTAAGCTGATCGTTGGGTTGATCGTCTTGGTCGTGGCGGTGTACTTTTTCCTGATCGACGGACCCTCGATGGTGCATACTTTGATGCGTCTCAGTCCGATGGACGACGCCTACGAGGCACGGTTGTTGTTGGAATTTGATCGCACGAGTCGAGCCGTGGTGCTGGCCAGTGTTGTCAGTGCTATGGCTCAAGGTGTATTGGCAACCATCGCATTTTGGGTTTGCGGATTCGATTCCCTGATTTTGCTGTTCTTGGTGACCAGCATGATGGCGTTGGTACCGTTTTTAGGCGCTGCTTCGGTTTGGGTTCCGTGCGCGGTTTATATGGCTGCGGTCGATCAACGATACATCGCTGCCATTGGATTGGCTGTCTTCGGCGTCGCGGTGATATCGACGGTCGACAACTTGATCAAGCCTTTTGTACTTCAGGGACGAACGACGCTTCATCCGCTTTTTGCATTGCTCAGTGTGATCGGTGGGTTGAGCGTGTTTGGCCCAATCGGAATTGTTGTCGGTCCAATGGTGGTCGTGTTCCTGCAGACGCTATTGGAGATTCTCAGTCACGAACTGGCTGAACGCGATGCAGTGGAGCAAGGCATCCTGGATGAGAAAGCAGCGACTTAG